Proteins encoded within one genomic window of Polypterus senegalus isolate Bchr_013 chromosome 6, ASM1683550v1, whole genome shotgun sequence:
- the LOC120531226 gene encoding epidermal differentiation-specific protein-like produces the protein MSLQPALVFQISPICSRKQTKAFFAMSKIIIYEHSDFNGLSKEFTRDVPNLVTENFNDCISSIKVIGMPWVAYEHADYQGRQIVYEEGQYASVAMNDTFSSLKLLTDNLDDPLISLYEDINYGGRSKDITTETNLCFADFNDKASSHIVQRGAWVLYEHTNREGRQIIARAGERAPNYCNFGFNDQLSSLRPLQYGSPTVKAKIQWEKMIKESERNVKIDELVGINKSDTEQSFSSTATKEYETYVSQSITFSNSTSITVGTSFSLDIVPGVGMESSISVSNTFTVEKGKTESTTSREKTELTLPVKIPPHTKLTVNVMRKEMSVRVPVEFTVTRGNNTKIEYGEYRCSSGSSVHAEYSSERV, from the coding sequence ATGTCACTCCAGCCAGCTCTGGTCTTCCAGATATCTCCGATTTGCAGCCGAAAACAAACCAAAGCCTTCTTCGCAATGAGTAAAATCATCATCTACGAGCACAGTGACTTCAATGGGCTCAGCAAAGAGTTCACCAGAGACGTTCCCAATCTGGTCACCGAAAACTTCAATGACTGCATTTCGTCGATAAAGGTAATCGGCATGCCTTGGGTAGCTTATGAACACGCTGACTACCAAGGCCGTCAGATTGTATATGAAGAAGGGCAGTATGCCAGTGTGGCCATGAATGATACTTTTTCTTCCCTAAAACTCCTCACTGACAACCTTGACGATCCTTTGATCTCCCTTTATGAAGACATTAATTATGGTGGAAGAAGCAAAGACATCACTACTGAAACGAACCTCTGCTTTGCTGACTTCAATGACAAAGCCTCGTCCCACATTGTGCAAAGAGGCGCCTGGGTCCTGTATGAGCACACAAACCGCGAAGGCCGGCAGATCATCGCTCGTGCAGGGGAAAGAGCGCCCAACTACTGTAACTTCGGCTTCAACGATCAGCTCTCTTCTCTTCGTCCGCTGCAGTACGGCTCCCCTACAGTGAAAGCCAAGATTCAGTGGGAGAAAATGATCAAGGAATCGGAGAGGAATGTGAAGATCGACGAGCTGGTTGGAATTAATAAATCGGACACTGAACAGTCATTTTCTTCAACCGCCACCAAAGAGTATGAAACCTACGTCAGCCAGAGCATCACCTTCAGCAACTCCACCTCCATTACTGTTGGTACTTCATTCTCCCTTGATATCGTGCCTGGTGTTGGAATGGAGAGCAGCATTTCGGTTTCCAACACCTTCACTGTTGAAAAAGGGAAAACCGAATCTACAACTTCAAGAGAGAAGACCGAACTCACCCTCCCTGTGAAAATCCCACCACACACAAAACTGACTGTTAATGTCATGAGAAAAGAAATGTCTGTGAGGGTGCCGGTAGAGTTTACTGTCACTCGAGGTAACAACACTAAAATAGAGTACGGGGAGTACCGGTGCAGCTCAGGGAGCTCAGTGCATGCTGAATATTCATCTGAACGTGTGTAA